The genomic window GCCGTACCACAGACGGTAGGGGCGCGGGACAAGAGAAAGAGGCCAGGCCACGGGCGTGACGTACATCAGGATCTGGATGATGAAGGAGGTAGCGTAGTTGACGTCCCGGTACTGGACCGCCAGAACCGAGAGCCACATCCCCACTCCCGCGGTGGTGAGGACCATCAAGAACACGAGGTACGGGAGCATGACGATCCCCGCCGTGGGCTGGACCCCGAACCAAAGCATCAGGAACCCGAGGATGACGGAGGTGATGGCCAGGTCTATGAGCTTGACCAGGACCGGGGTCATGGGGATGATGAGGCGCGGGAAGTAGACCTTGGAAAGGGTATTGGCGTTGGAAAGAAGGCTCGCCGTGGAATTGCTCATGGCCGAGGAGAAGTAAAGCCAGGGAAGCAACGCCGTGAACGCGAACACCGGATAGGGCGCGCCGTCGCTCGGCATCTTGGCCAGGCGCCCGAAAATGACCGAGAAAACGACCATGCTGACCAAGGGGCGGATAATGGCCCAGCCGAAGCCCAGGACCGTCTGCTTGTAGCCGACCTTGACATCCCGCCAGACCAGGAAAAAGAAAAGGTCGCGGTACCGCCACAGCTCCTCGCAATCTATCGCCTTCCAGCCGCTTTTCTTCTCGATGATGAGTTCAGGAGTCTCGGGCATGAATGATCGCGGGGGAAGTTTAAGCGAAATCACCCACAATGTCAATATCCTCTAGGCACCTGGCTCCGACGGTGCCCGGCTCCGCGCGTTTCTCTAAAAAGTCGACTATCCGGCGTGAGGCTTGGCCGTCCCCGTAGGGATTGCCGGCCCGCTGCGGCGGGGCCGGCGCAGGGCCTCAAGAGCGGC from Elusimicrobiota bacterium includes these protein-coding regions:
- a CDS encoding ABC transporter permease, translated to MPETPELIIEKKSGWKAIDCEELWRYRDLFFFLVWRDVKVGYKQTVLGFGWAIIRPLVSMVVFSVIFGRLAKMPSDGAPYPVFAFTALLPWLYFSSAMSNSTASLLSNANTLSKVYFPRLIIPMTPVLVKLIDLAITSVILGFLMLWFGVQPTAGIVMLPYLVFLMVLTTAGVGMWLSVLAVQYRDVNYATSFIIQILMYVTPVAWPLSLVPRPYRLWYGLYPMAGVIEGFRSALLGTVAMPWDLILMGSLSAFLLFATGALYFKRMEGIFADIV